The Salvia miltiorrhiza cultivar Shanhuang (shh) chromosome 2, IMPLAD_Smil_shh, whole genome shotgun sequence DNA window CTTCAGTGGTACAGACGCTGAGCAATGACGCCATGATTCTGCCTCAACCTAAACATCCTGGTTTTTTCATCCAAAGAGAGATGATAGAAACTAAGATCTCAGCTACTTCAAGCACAGGAAGTTGTACAAACAGAATCACCACTACTAGTGTGCTAGAGGGTCGATAGATTATCTTTACGTTCGAGCATgttcatctatatatatatctgcCAATCTTCACACAATTCTTCTCGAGTCTGTGAGGTCTCTGAATCTGATTTGTGTGACTTTACAAGATATACACCTTACAAGTTCGTAATTAACCTCGACAATATGAGAATGCAAACCAGGAAATCTTGCACTTATACATCCCATGCATAACAAACTGTGAGGTTCCTCGTTAGTGCGTTTCTCAGAATGATTTCAACTATATCTAtctaacaaaaataaagtcGTGCATGAAAATTTCCCTCCAAAACTACAGGTATCTCGCTCAATACTACTTTTCCCATGCaggaaatattttttaattcaccATGCGCCTATTCCAATGTAGCAAACTATTCAGCTACTGTATTCctatgaaaaaaaatactcctaatAACTCAATGTACATGAATATATATTGTCAATTCTCACACAGAAAAATTATGTTTCTAGTGTATTGTTCTATGAATGAGCAATCTGAACTCAGTCTTTTCAGTTTCCCaaagctctctctctccctttctttcaaaatttaaattaatattttttaatttcaaaatttcaattaattttgtaGTTTCAggggaaaaaaaattcaatacatATATACATGAGAAAAATTCTACAATATTTATATGTATGTTAAATACTACTCTCTCCATCcactaaaaataatcctaaaagagaacggcacgaattttaatgaaaattattAAGATATTGTAAGTGAAGTAAGAATCCCacttaaaaaaatagtattaataatgataattaatttatatgtatCATTCACATTATCCCTTAATTCTAGTctttttaatctccgtgccgaaaagacaTAGGCCATAAagaatgggacggagggagtaattcataatagaaattattatttttatttaaaattatttgaatattaaataaaaatgaatggcATTGCATATAAAGttgtaaaataatactccctccgtctgccaagattatgtcaaattgcttgggcacaagatttaaaaaaattgatgatgattttgatgtagtggagaaagggttccaccactttatgagatgtgtggttgagattgaattttgggtgagtttttttgtaaataaagagtgttagtaagaataaaatattactcTATCCGTCCCATTcaagttggccacattcttttcggcacagagattaagaaggggattgttatgttttaatcaGAGGTGGAGGAAGGCAGCGCTAGGTGCAAGAAATGGAGGCTGTGGAGGGAGGCGGGTGAAGGAAGGCGAGGAGGTGGAGGAAGGCGGCGCAGGGTAGAAGAAATGGAGGGTGTGGAGCGGCGCTAGATGGAAGGAGGCGGTGGAGGGCCAGATCCTCTCCGCCGCTCCTGCTATCACGACAATGGTGTCCTTGGCGACCCATCTCAGTGCGGCTAGGGTCCGGGCAAAAGTCGACGGCCAGATCTCCCATGGTGATTTTccggtgtgtgtgtgtgcgcatGTACAACGAGAGAGACATGAGAGAGCCGAGGCGAGGGAGAGTGAGAGGGAGGTCAGGGAACGGGGCagccgccggagaagaagagagaagggggtggggcgctggggggaggggggctggtggtgtgcgtgtgtgtgtgtttttaaataaagagggTTTAGATTTAtttagaaaattttaattaaatgaactaattgaacttaattaaaataaatatttccatttttagaaagtggtcaattttagtgggacaaaccaaaaatgtaatgtggccaactttaatgggacgaagggagtaaagagaatggtgggaccattgccttaaaagaAAAATGACATAATCTTAGCGGACACCCGACATAGTAATTGTAACATAATcttgatggacggagggagtattaaaatatCAAAAACTAACTAATGTGGAGTAAAGGTCTCGAACAACAAACCTCTAATAAAAGCAAAGAGTCTTAACCAACTTGTTCCATTGTTTTATATAgggctgtcaaaatgggccgaaaaTGGCCCGGCCCGTAGTTTTGGTCGGGCTGAGCTAAGATtttcaaggcccaaaaaaaatcgggcctccctggcccggcccatgcggcccgccgggtcacccggcccgcgggccaaaaagcccgccgGGCTTCGGGCCTAAATCGGCCCGTCAATATAGAaggtgaaaatttcaaaaatttatatctcctcccaaattccaatggacccaacccaatctaagtccatttcttcaattgacgacAATGACAAGTCGAAGTCTAACTTAGGATTTAaattagcaatcaacaatcaatattaaattatttttacttgaaatatttatttatttttggtggttgttatttgattccagttgatttgattactgtattaattaatttgtgaataaatcattttcagtttttgttgtttttgcaattagtttttgttttttacttgtattcatattgtttacatttagttttagtcatactccctccgtcccttaaatggcttcctctttggggacggcacgggttttaataaaaagttgtaaagtgtattgatagtggagaaaaaatgatataattattattggaagttgtgaaaagttttataattagtattgggagtggtgaaaagtgaaaaggaagaataaataaagtattattagtggtggggtaggtttccaaaaatggaaagaaagaaagaggaagttatttgggggacgtcccaaaatggaaaaagaggaagttattttagggacggagggagtatttgtttacatttaattttagtcaattacgtaatttaaatgtagattgtttaaggccatttttgtttcatcgaatttgtcttcttttttttctttaaatttgatttaatttattaatttttggaactatatatatatatatatatcaattttggcccgacccgcccggcggcccgtatagggccgggctgggcttcaaTGTTCAaggcccgctgaaattttgggccggcccAACCCGGCCCAAAAAATGGCCTAGGCCCACTGGGTTGGGCCGGCCCGCAAGGTTTGACAGCTCTAGTTTTATACATTAATGTTTTAAAATTGTAACATAATTTTAGTTCAAACATAATTCCCCCCACATCACATTCTAACCCGACGTAGTATTTCTCTCCCACATGCACGTTCATTCTCCTCTACCGTCTGGTACATAAAACGCCCCCTCTCCCTCAACCGCCATCGTCAGCACCTGAACCGCCGTACCCTCCCCCCCCACGTACAAACTCTAGAGTCCTCAATTGCCGTCATCAGCCGTCCTCTCCCTCAACCGCCGTCGTCGGCCGCTGTCTCCCTCAACCGAGAATGAGCAGTTTCAGACGACATTCCCAGTGATTACATACAGTTTCAGACGCCGTTTCATACCATATTCTGCATCACGTAACTAACTCTCCACCATATCCTGTGTGTGTAACTGAAAGCCCCCACCATGTGAAGATGTATAAAGCTTCTAGGATTAAGTATATATTTGACTCATGTTGGATCTATAAAGATTATTCAGAATTGAATCATATTTACTTGGTGCTCTGCTTTTGCCGTTTATTGTCTGCTGCCTATGCTTTGATCGAAGCTTTGTctttgattatatttagatgGAACCATCTGTCCTTATGAAAGTTATGACATTGGAAAGCACTAAGCTTCTTATTGATTCATCGATATTTGGTGCAGATTATTTGTTTATGGTAAATAGTATTCAAAGTTTTGTAGTACTATATAGTATCATCGACTTGTAAATAAACTCAAACTACTTTAAAGTATTAGTGGATATAATGCTTTGTTTAAGGGAAGATTTGTTTTATTATCTTCTTTGTAGGTATATATAAAAAAGGCAGTGATTTTTGGCCACgtaaaaaatcagtttttaggTGAAAAATGAATGGGTcgattattttataattagtagattgactaaaatatcatttcattaaaatactCAACCAATTTGAATCTAATCGTAGTTCCGTTTTTTCCCTAATTTTCCGATTTTTTATAATACTTTTCCGAaaattataagttttttttttaattttttttatttatttgtttccaaaattttattatttttatttttttccactaatttatgaattgttgtaaaaataatcctagatttgttccactaatttagagattctaatTCTCAGAAagataatcctagatttgttttcactaatttagagattttaattgagttaatatataaaactatccactttcatattgtaaagataaaaattgtccactaagataaaaataataaaaattgtccacttttttattgaaaagacagaaatacccctcactttaaaatttaaaaaaatggccactcatttctctctctctctcctctctctcttcaccttcACGTCACTCGTTTCTTCGCTGGATCGCCGCCTTCTTGTCGCCTCGAATCGCCACCAACACCGTCGGCATCAGCAGCAAGCGCCATCGCAATCTCTACTCCATCCAACGGAGACGACTATCCTCCTTAGCATGAGGTTAGATGTTGTTCACTTGTTTGCCTCAAATTAGGGTTCAATTAGcgaatttcttttgtttttatgTATCTTTGAGAGGTTTGGGTTAGAAAAATTGGATGAGTTGTTGAGATTGTAGTAATTACTTATTGAGTAGGTGATGCTTTCTTTTGCTTATTTTTGAGCCTCTGTATTTGATCTTGATGGCAGCTTGCTACTTGTTTCCCCAAGTATACTTCATCAGTTGCCAAAAGAAATTTGGAAAATTTCTCAGGTATCTTCCATCCTCTGTAGCTAGGGCACCATATGCTCAGTTCATTTGGTGTTTGCTATCCTTTACTTGATAAAAAAACTTGTAAGTAATATTATTACATGGACATTCAAGGTGATGTAATGTTCTAAAAATCCTTATGTCTAAAATGTAGgcatatttttgaattttaattacttATGCTTTGCTAATTATTCTATACTGAACAATCTTGGACTGAAATCTATATGCTTTGCTAATTTTAGATGTTCGGTTAGGACAAAAGTTGCTGCCACTGTTTGTGAATCAATTTATGTTGTTATGCTCAAATTCTCTATCCTCTAGTATACAAATGCTTTGAAGCTTCCACTGAATATTGCAGATATGCCCAAATTGAAACATCAAAATGGAATATTATGCTGACTATTAGTGAAATAAGTTAGTAGCCTTTCTAGTACAAAATTAGGTACCTGCATTTTGGACAAGCAATTGTTGATGAAGTGTGATGTTGACTATTGGTGGATTAAGTTCTTGTTTAATTAGTTTGATCAAATTTTCCAGGCTGCTCCGTTGCTTTTTTCCAAGCATGGTCAAGCTGAATCAGGATCTACTAGTACAAAGTTTTTCAAGATATTTGCACTTTTTGGTGATCGTCTTCCTCAGCCTTATGCAAACAACCAAGATGCAAGATTTGCAAATGGAGGGGCCTATCCTCCTAATTTAAGTCTTATCACAAAGGTGAGTTCTATACCGTTGAGGTTCCGGGTAAAACATCTTAAGAAAATCTACTTGTTGTGTCTAAAGTTTGTTTCTTTGCTTATTTTCGTCTTTTATATTATTTCCTCCGTGCTACTGTTCTCACTACAACAAAATGGGGCTGTGGGGACTCTTATATTAGAGGAAAGATTGGGGCAATCTTATAACATCATGTCTCCTTCTACTGTCAATGATTTGTTTACACACTTTGAATCTTATTGCAACAGATTATCCGAGACCACTTGACGCGATTGCCAGCTTCGATGAAGAATGTCGAAAGATTCATGTAAGCTTTCAGTTTAgttttcttgaaaaaaaaattcttgcaAGTGTGTATTACAAGTGAAAAGAAACATATCTACTCAATTGTGATGTGTTAACCTTTCTTTGTGAGGAATCAAATATACAAGTAATTcatattttctgattttttgtATCCAAAATGCATCACTTTGCTCTACTCCTCCCTTCCAAATTGTTTCCTTGAAGTTTTTCTGGACTCGATGAGGAGTCTTGGCTAGTATTTCAAGAAAGGAATTTGAACTGGTTTACCACTTGTTTTGTTTCAGAATGGGGCAGGTTTGAGAAATAGTGTTGGAGTTGATGGTAAAGGCAGAAGTGCGAGGGGCTGCATTGGAGGCGAAATGCCCGTTGAGCAGCACACAAGGAAATGAGACATAGTTAAGAGGCAGCAACATGCTAAAATGGATGGTGAACTTTGATCAAGCGACAAAAACTCACAGGAAAACGTGGAAAAGCAGCCAAGGCGTCTATCAGTCGTCTTTCCCCTGTTGTTCGAGTAATGCAACTAGGTTGATGACTGAGCTGCTTTCAACTTCAGCTGAGAAATCTCTGACTCTAGCTGCAATTTTAGGGGCCGTCTATGCTCAGAATCAGCAGCAAGAGATTAAGCTCTCTGAATATTTACAAAGAAGTAGGTTTCTTGGAAAGTATGATGAGGTTGATGAAATTAACATTCAACAAGTTCAGATGAGGGCTGAGGCTTTTCTGGGAGAAGGGAGGAGCTCTGAGTCCAAATCTTTCTCCAATGCATTGGAAGTGCTGAGCTAAAAAAGGGACCTATTTATGGAGCTCCTGCCAGATCCCGACTCGTTGCTAGCAAGGCGGTCAAAGAGGATAGTTGAGAAAGATACAATCAAGTCGGCACTAAGTGGCAATGTATCAGAATATGAGGCAATGGATGATGCAATCTCGAACGATAATCTATGGCAGAAAATCGATTATCAGCTCAAGTACTCTTCCAGAACAAATTTCACAGCCCAGCCTTCAGATAAGAGAGTGATACTGAAGCGAGCTCCCCGAATTGAAAAGCATTCTGGGAACTTGACCTTCAGCTGCTCGTCGTTGCAGCTTCCTTACAAATTGAATATAATATACACTGATGTATAGTTGATTTAGATACAATTAATTTTCTATTGAGCTATATTTTTTAGGAATTTGCAAAACGATAATATGATAgtgattttgtatatttatttttaatgttcttaaattcacaactagatttatgaattcacaattagatctatgaattcacgaccacatttatgaattcacaattgaatattctcgaattcacaaccagatctatgaattcacaatttaatattctcgaattcacaaccagctcgataaattcacaacttaatattctcgaattcataaccaaatttataaattcacaactaaaattcgaattcacaaccaaaataaattctagttttagttgtgaattcaaactttaaaaactcaaattcacaactacttgaattcacaaccaaaataaattctagttgtgaattgaattctggttgtgaattcactaaaactcgaattcacaatcaaataaattctagttttaattgtgaattcaaactttaaaaactcaaattcacaactacttgaattcacaaccaaaataaattatggttgtgaattgaattctggttgtgaattcactaaaactcgaattcacaatcaaaataaattctaattttagttgtaaattcaaaactacttgaattcacaaccaaaataaattgtggttgtgaattcgactggttgtgaattcacaaccaaaaaattatggccatgaattaaatattggttgtaaattcacaaccaaaaaattctagttgtgaattcgactgtgtAGGGTTTAggttaggttttagggtttagggtttagggtttaatgtgggtttagggtttagagtggatttaggatttatggtttaggttttagggtttagggtttagctagagtggatttagggtttaaaatttagagtgggcttaggcttgtgaattcacgaTCAaaaattttttgttgtgaattcgacctgtttaaggttcagggtttagggtttatggtttagagtgagtttagggtttagggtttagagtgagtttagggtttagggtttatggtttagagagggtttacggtttagggtttaggttttaagGTTTAGGAGTTAGAGTGGacttagggtttaggatttagagtgggcttaggcttgtgaatttacaatcaaaaaattctttttGTGAGTTCGACTGTTTaaggttcagggtttagggtttatggtttagagtgagtttagggtttagggtttagatagggtttagggtttacagttgtgaattaaattttcgttgtgaattcgactggttttgaattcacaaccaaaaaattcttattgtgaattaaatttaggttgtgaattgacaaccaaaaaaatctggctgttaattaaattttgattgtgaattcgactggttgtgaattcacaaacaaaaaattctggttgtgaattcgattggttgtgaattcacaaccaaaaacttttggttgtgaattcacactggttgtgaattgcgggattttttaaaggggtgatgtaaagtggatatttttttaatttttaatgtgaagggtattttggtaacagtggacatttttaaagttttttattttagtggacattttttatctttacaatatgaaagtggccattttaaaagtCCACTCATTttaattctcctaaaaataatactagattTGCTTCAACATATATAAGAAAAtgtatataacatatacttgaagacaatgtattataatatagtattgaaggCAATTTGatgataagaaaatgaactactatagtgtaaataatgaagtcgaaataagTATACTTgatgaaataaagtttaattaattaattgaaataaattagtgaagttgtataaaaaaaatgaatcatacaaTGGGATTTTGCTCGGataactatataacatatacttgaagacaatgtattataatatagtattgaattcgaaataattaaacacaacgttcatcaagtttaattatataattgaagttgaaaacaaaaaataaagtatactCAATCATACGTAGGGATTTTGCTCggaaactatataacatatacttgaagaaaatgtattataataaagtattgtaatcgatatgataataagaaataattatactcaatgaaataaagttgaattaattaattgaaataaattagtgaatttgaaaaaaaaatgaatcatacgtaGAGATTTTGCTCAGAaaatgttaggtccggagggtctcgaataggtgtatggggggggggaatacacctataggctatttttttcaaaatgaaactttaaatacaagCTGACTTAACCTTTTTACTTaaaaagagttttgtcaaaataaggatgacgactgatactgaatcctcttcagtaaagagctatcagttaagtcaaagactttaactgatacatgtgaggcttcagtcgagtttgataaacagagagatgttatgaatcttactgactattagaagatagatcagttagactaataacacacgcagcgaaaaacttttgtttcgaaatagcctgtgatttTGATCACGTTGTcagcagttaagtttctctttgcaattaatcagttttcagtttaggaaagcaaaagcacaagtaagaaggtaactactgaaagctgtaaatgtaatgacccgactttttattaaggattatatacttttaaattactgatttaaggattgattatggtaattagggatcagcatccattaataaaatacgaacttatatgaatttgataatttatatatgtgatgatttattttttttattttcaatagatgatgcactcaaaatatattttgagtccattaatttattgtggagaatttaacactgaagtgttaaatatgaatcttttatcgattgtttacttaagcccatgagtaatttaatttatgttagaggcaagctcaagtgaattttatgcttcaatgagaattaggcttatatatcttaatgtgtttatatgagattaagcacatatggttctcattcatccacatccctctcattcttctattaaaccaatcaccaatacgttcacaattttcttcacctactacttcacaattttcttcaccaatacgttcacaattttcttcacctactacttcacaattttcttcaccaatacgttcacaattttcttcacctactacttcacaattttcttcacctctaaagtcaatctccaaatagaattttgcttctttaaaaCCTATTCCACTATCTCAATTCACCCATTCCCACCTCTGCAGCAAGTTTTATAAAGTAATAGAGTGAAGATTATTCATctcattcaattcttcttcACAATTGGCTTCTAATCTATGCCATATATAAAATCTGCAGAGACTAAtaccatacacctattcaaggtattcccgtttctattatattatgtgaaatttctggggtatagatgggagtgtggtgaatatttgtacaaagtttcatgttatttgaacttcgtttactacccttttaaaatttgagaagtctactgcccgtatctgttgaaactgtcgtgaggcagatgattaagttaactatttcagtaaccatatgttgatatttagctctcaaatttttatggtataaatttatatgcgttatctatctgcatataaaatttggggtcattccggaaacgtttgctatttttcaaagatctggactttcagttggcagaaactgccgaatctggtaggcgatgggaaaatcgctatatctcttaaactacttggagtttttcaacacacttttttttcaattaaactagactcaaagaggtttctattgaaataaaattcgactccatacgagttcggagtaaaagcagtttattagttgaagttgaatctatacagttttgttgagatggaaatgattcaaaataattcctattaaggattttaaagttttattgttgataaaatatcacttttagtttataaatgagctattgatgtgtatgtatatatattggagattggcattattaaatggggaaaaggaaaacgttttatgtttatagaattattctttatttataatagataaataaatgaataaaatggaatttcctacatcctcaaaggtacatgaagtattttgataaaggaagaacgattgtatatgagttagatatagtcgtttaaggaaatatgggtagttagagaaatgagtgaataagtgattcactgcatttgttgttatcttttctattattcactcgaacacatgttttcgtattatcaaaggttcaaataaacaaaagcgtctgagtaacctatcgcgctaaggaaagagaatcgttgtcttaagtagcaaaacactgcaatcaggtgggcattacttttactatacgtatatagagatcccctgcgtgtcgtaggcctcttatacgaatgaatgcatgagatgatttaactgttaatttcagttttatatatctatcaaacgaatttaatgttacatttaaacaagatatttcattacaaaatcattgaactgaaaattatttcaattgttgtcttgccataaatgtttaaattttagtatgatatctatctgctttggctttgccaatgatgcaatcgaattcgggtcctgagcagttgatagctatcctgccagga harbors:
- the LOC131007706 gene encoding uncharacterized protein LOC131007706 isoform X1, translating into MSLLLVSPSILHQLPKEIWKISQAAPLLFSKHGQAESGSTSTKFFKIFALFGDRLPQPYANNQDARFANGGAYPPNLSLITKIIRDHLTRLPASMKNVERFIMGQV
- the LOC131007706 gene encoding uncharacterized protein LOC131007706 isoform X2; this translates as MSLLLVSPSILHQLPKEIWKISQAAPLLFSKHGQAESGSTSTKFFKIFALFGDRLPQPYANNQDARFANGGAYPPNLSLITKIIRDHLTRLPASMKNVERFMFEK